One genomic segment of Gallaecimonas xiamenensis 3-C-1 includes these proteins:
- a CDS encoding PstS family phosphate ABC transporter substrate-binding protein, whose translation MKIKNMVGIVGLMVASGFAASASAAVDKNLPDYKKTTGVSGNLSSVGSDTLANLMTFWAEEFKRQYPNVNIQIQAAGSSTAPPALTEGTAQFGPMSRKMKSGEIEAFEKRYGYKPTEIRVAIDALAVYVHKDNPVKGMTMEQVDGVFSSTLKCGGQVIDRWGQLGLTGDWAAKDIQLYGRNSVSGTYGYFKEEALCKGDFKNSVNEQPGSASVVQSVSTSLNAIGYSGIGYKTSGVKTVPLSKDGGKTFIDATHENAVTGAYPLSRFLYVYVNKHPNKPLDPMQAEFVKMVLSKTGQEVVEKDGYVAVPASVAKRELAKLGIH comes from the coding sequence ATGAAAATTAAGAACATGGTCGGCATTGTCGGCTTGATGGTTGCCTCAGGTTTCGCCGCTTCAGCCTCTGCCGCAGTGGACAAGAACCTGCCCGATTACAAAAAGACCACCGGGGTGTCCGGTAATCTGTCATCGGTGGGGTCCGATACCCTGGCCAACCTGATGACCTTCTGGGCCGAAGAGTTCAAACGCCAGTACCCTAATGTCAACATCCAGATCCAGGCGGCCGGTTCTTCCACGGCGCCGCCGGCCCTGACCGAAGGTACTGCCCAGTTCGGCCCCATGAGCCGCAAGATGAAATCCGGCGAGATTGAGGCTTTCGAAAAGCGCTACGGCTATAAGCCCACCGAGATCCGTGTGGCTATCGACGCCCTGGCGGTGTACGTGCACAAGGACAACCCGGTCAAAGGTATGACCATGGAGCAGGTGGACGGCGTGTTTTCCTCCACCCTCAAGTGCGGTGGCCAGGTTATTGACCGTTGGGGCCAGCTGGGCCTGACCGGCGACTGGGCAGCCAAGGACATCCAGCTCTACGGCCGTAACTCCGTGTCCGGCACCTACGGCTACTTCAAGGAAGAAGCCCTCTGTAAAGGCGACTTCAAGAACAGCGTTAACGAGCAGCCCGGTTCGGCCTCCGTGGTGCAGTCGGTGAGCACTTCCCTGAACGCCATCGGTTACTCCGGTATCGGCTACAAGACCTCCGGCGTCAAGACGGTGCCCCTGTCCAAGGATGGCGGCAAGACTTTCATCGATGCCACCCACGAGAACGCCGTGACTGGCGCCTATCCCCTGTCACGCTTCCTCTACGTCTATGTGAACAAGCACCCCAACAAGCCGCTGGATCCCATGCAGGCCGAGTTCGTGAAGATGGTGCTGTCCAAGACCGGCCAGGAAGTGGTGGAAAAAGA
- the phoB gene encoding phosphate regulon transcriptional regulator PhoB: MARRVLIVEDESPIREMLAFILDQNGYQPVEAEDLGSAQAKLQEPFPDLVLLDWMLPGGSGLQLAKVMKQNEYTRQIPIIMITARGEEEDKVRGLEVGADDYITKPFSPKELMARIKAVMRRASPTNVDDVIEVQGLRLDPVSHRVTAFDSSVDMGPTEFKLLHFFMTHPERVYSREQLLDNVWGTNVYVEDRTVDVHIRRLRKALEGHGHDRLVQTVRGAGYRFSSRV, translated from the coding sequence ATGGCAAGACGTGTATTGATTGTTGAAGACGAATCCCCGATCCGGGAAATGCTCGCCTTTATTCTCGATCAGAACGGCTACCAGCCTGTCGAGGCCGAGGATCTGGGCTCGGCCCAGGCCAAACTGCAGGAACCCTTTCCTGATCTGGTGTTGCTGGACTGGATGCTGCCCGGCGGTTCCGGCCTGCAACTGGCCAAGGTCATGAAGCAGAACGAGTACACCCGCCAGATCCCCATCATCATGATCACCGCCCGAGGTGAGGAAGAGGATAAGGTCCGGGGCCTGGAAGTGGGCGCCGACGACTACATCACCAAGCCTTTCTCCCCCAAGGAACTGATGGCCCGGATCAAGGCGGTGATGCGCCGTGCGTCCCCCACCAACGTCGATGATGTCATCGAAGTGCAGGGGCTGCGCCTGGACCCGGTCTCCCACAGGGTGACCGCCTTTGACAGCTCCGTTGACATGGGCCCCACCGAATTCAAGCTGCTGCATTTTTTCATGACCCATCCCGAGCGGGTGTATAGTCGTGAGCAGCTGCTGGATAACGTCTGGGGAACCAACGTCTATGTGGAAGACCGCACTGTCGATGTGCATATCCGCCGCCTGCGTAAGGCCCTGGAAGGCCACGGCCATGACCGCCTGGTACAGACAGTACGGGGCGCCGGCTACCGTTTTTCCAGCCGGGTCTGA
- the phoR gene encoding phosphate regulon sensor histidine kinase PhoR — MMHSFSWWRLGWTLLAYGLVLGGVGLLLGAPLLVLLLGALALVFWHYWQLHMLSRWLWDGRQFTPPRGSGSWQFAFDGVYFLQRKNLKRRKELGRLLKRFREGTEALPDAVVVMNEEREIVWCNKLATNILGIRWPEDHGQRVDNLLRRPEFVSYIKKQQFQEPLIIPSPVMSSASVEIRVIPYTASETLMVARDVTRLQQLEQMRRDFVANVSHELRTPLTVLRGYLEMIGDDPRLEGSPWAKPHLMMTDQVNRMYSLVEQLLALSRLEVRQDVEAPKTVDVPALMTKLEADSQALNAQKQHQILFQAAPAQMLGDSEQMMSAFTNLVANAIHYTPAGGRIEVSWSLLPDGRARFSVKDSGDGIASEHLLRLTERFYRVDKARSRNTGGSGLGLSIVKHVLSRHRSRLDIQSTLGKGSTFSFDIPRELVVSHKSVINE, encoded by the coding sequence TTGATGCATAGTTTTTCCTGGTGGCGCCTGGGCTGGACACTGTTGGCCTACGGGCTGGTGCTGGGGGGCGTAGGCTTGCTGCTGGGGGCGCCGTTGCTGGTGTTGCTGCTGGGTGCCCTGGCCCTGGTTTTCTGGCACTACTGGCAGCTGCATATGCTCAGCCGCTGGCTGTGGGACGGCCGCCAGTTCACGCCGCCCAGGGGCTCAGGCTCCTGGCAGTTCGCCTTTGACGGCGTCTACTTCCTGCAACGCAAGAACCTCAAGCGCCGCAAGGAACTGGGCCGGCTGCTCAAGCGCTTTCGCGAGGGCACCGAAGCCCTGCCCGACGCCGTGGTGGTGATGAACGAAGAACGGGAGATTGTCTGGTGCAACAAGCTGGCCACCAACATCCTCGGTATCCGTTGGCCAGAGGATCACGGCCAACGGGTAGATAACCTGCTGCGCCGCCCCGAGTTCGTCTCCTACATCAAGAAACAGCAATTCCAAGAACCCTTGATCATCCCCTCGCCGGTGATGTCCTCGGCCAGTGTTGAGATCCGGGTCATTCCCTACACCGCCAGCGAGACCCTGATGGTGGCCAGGGACGTGACCCGGTTGCAGCAGCTGGAGCAGATGCGCCGCGACTTCGTGGCCAACGTCTCCCACGAGCTGCGCACCCCCCTGACGGTGCTGCGCGGTTATCTGGAGATGATAGGGGACGATCCGCGCCTGGAAGGTTCGCCCTGGGCCAAGCCGCACCTGATGATGACCGACCAGGTCAACCGCATGTACAGCCTGGTGGAGCAATTGTTGGCCCTGTCGCGCCTGGAAGTGCGCCAGGACGTGGAAGCCCCGAAAACGGTGGATGTGCCGGCCCTGATGACCAAGCTGGAAGCCGACAGCCAGGCCCTCAACGCCCAGAAACAGCACCAGATCCTGTTCCAGGCCGCCCCGGCCCAGATGCTGGGGGACAGCGAGCAGATGATGTCGGCCTTCACCAACCTGGTGGCCAACGCCATTCATTACACCCCGGCCGGTGGCCGTATCGAAGTGAGCTGGAGCCTGCTGCCGGACGGCCGTGCCCGTTTCAGCGTCAAGGACAGTGGCGATGGTATTGCCTCGGAGCACCTGCTGCGCCTGACCGAGCGTTTCTACCGGGTAGACAAGGCCCGCAGCCGCAATACCGGCGGTTCAGGGCTGGGGCTGTCCATCGTCAAGCACGTGCTCAGCCGTCACCGCTCAAGGCTGGACATCCAGTCTACACTGGGCAAGGGCAGTACCTTTTCCTTTGATATTCCTAGGGAATTGGTGGTGAGTCATAAAAGTGTCATCAATGAGTAA